In the Lampris incognitus isolate fLamInc1 chromosome 11, fLamInc1.hap2, whole genome shotgun sequence genome, one interval contains:
- the naxd gene encoding ATP-dependent (S)-NAD(P)H-hydrate dehydratase isoform X2 — translation MTGAPRHTRTAALCSLPVALSLALTWVCWKEEVFERYIGFGSTSRRGMDNDILSLVKSIVPPLTSKKHKGQDGRIGIIGGCQEYTGAPYFAAIAALKVGADLSHVFCTREAATVIKSYSPELIVHPVLDSPNAVEEIEKWLPRLHCLVVGPGLGREDALLKTAKEVIEKSKARDIPIVIDADGLWLVSQQPSVIQGYHKGILTPNFMEFTRLYEALHHVPVDSSDHQRSATQLSSAMGNLTVVLKGEQDLITDGTKVISCSVEGSGRRCGGQGDLLSGSLGVLAHWAYSSSAGMNQSVNPSVVAAFGACSLTRQCNSQAFHQHGRSTTTSDMIQQIGTAFKKLFES, via the exons ATGACGGGAGCGCCGCGACACACTCGGACGGCCGCGCTTTGCTCCCTCCCAGTTGCGCTGTCGCTCGCTCTCACGTGGGTCTGCTGGAAGGAGGAAG TGTTTGAGCGCTACATCGGCTTTGGGTCCACGTCCCGTAGAGGCATGGATAACGACATCCTTTCACTCGTGAAAAGTATAGTCCCTCCACTGACATCCAAAAAGCACAAGGGCCAAGATGGACGAATTGGGATCATTGGCGGTTGCCAAGA ATATACGGGTGCTCCTTACTTCGCAGCAATCGCAGCATTAAAAGTG GGTGCTGACCTGTCTCACGTATTCTGCACCAGGGAGGCTGCAACTGTAATCAAGTCATACAGCCCTGAACTCATAGTCCATCCAGTCCT ggACAGCCCAAATGCAGTGGAAGAGATAGAGAAGTGGCTCCCAAGACTGCACTGCCTTGTTGTGGGACCGGGACTTGGGCGAGAGGATGCTCTACTGAAAACAGCCAAG GAGGTCATAGAAAAGTCTAAAGCAAGAGACATTCCCATCGTCATTGATGCT GACGGATTATGGCTAGTTTCTCAACAACCATCTGTCATTCAAGGCTACCATAAGGGCATCCTCACACCTAACTTTATGGAGTTCACCAGACTGTATGAGGCACTG CACCATGTTCCTGTGGACAGCAGTGATCATCAGCGGAGTGCCACGCAGCTTAGCAGCGCTATGGGGAACCTCACTGTGGTGCTTAAAGGAGAACAGGATCTTATCACCGACGGCACAAAGG TGATCTCATGCAGTGTCGAGGGCAGCGGGAGAAGATGCGGTGGACAGGGTGACCTCCTCTCTGGATCTCTGGGTGTGCTGGCACATTGGGCCTATTCTTCCTCTGCAGGAATGAATCAAAG TGTGAATCCATCTGTGGTAGCAGCATTTGGGGCCTGTTCTCTTACCAGACAGTGCAACAGTCAAGCCTTCCATCAACACGGCAGATCCACCACCACTTCAGACATGATCCAGCAGATCGGCACTGCCTTCAAAAAGCTTTTTGAAAGCTGA
- the naxd gene encoding ATP-dependent (S)-NAD(P)H-hydrate dehydratase isoform X3: protein MIKTVPGLLAALTRAPGVVFERYIGFGSTSRRGMDNDILSLVKSIVPPLTSKKHKGQDGRIGIIGGCQEYTGAPYFAAIAALKVGADLSHVFCTREAATVIKSYSPELIVHPVLDSPNAVEEIEKWLPRLHCLVVGPGLGREDALLKTAKEVIEKSKARDIPIVIDADGLWLVSQQPSVIQGYHKGILTPNFMEFTRLYEALHHVPVDSSDHQRSATQLSSAMGNLTVVLKGEQDLITDGTKVISCSVEGSGRRCGGQGDLLSGSLGVLAHWAYSSSAGMNQSVNPSVVAAFGACSLTRQCNSQAFHQHGRSTTTSDMIQQIGTAFKKLFES, encoded by the exons atgataaaGACGGTGCCCGGGCTGCTCGCGGCGCTGACGCGCGCTCCCGGCGTAG TGTTTGAGCGCTACATCGGCTTTGGGTCCACGTCCCGTAGAGGCATGGATAACGACATCCTTTCACTCGTGAAAAGTATAGTCCCTCCACTGACATCCAAAAAGCACAAGGGCCAAGATGGACGAATTGGGATCATTGGCGGTTGCCAAGA ATATACGGGTGCTCCTTACTTCGCAGCAATCGCAGCATTAAAAGTG GGTGCTGACCTGTCTCACGTATTCTGCACCAGGGAGGCTGCAACTGTAATCAAGTCATACAGCCCTGAACTCATAGTCCATCCAGTCCT ggACAGCCCAAATGCAGTGGAAGAGATAGAGAAGTGGCTCCCAAGACTGCACTGCCTTGTTGTGGGACCGGGACTTGGGCGAGAGGATGCTCTACTGAAAACAGCCAAG GAGGTCATAGAAAAGTCTAAAGCAAGAGACATTCCCATCGTCATTGATGCT GACGGATTATGGCTAGTTTCTCAACAACCATCTGTCATTCAAGGCTACCATAAGGGCATCCTCACACCTAACTTTATGGAGTTCACCAGACTGTATGAGGCACTG CACCATGTTCCTGTGGACAGCAGTGATCATCAGCGGAGTGCCACGCAGCTTAGCAGCGCTATGGGGAACCTCACTGTGGTGCTTAAAGGAGAACAGGATCTTATCACCGACGGCACAAAGG TGATCTCATGCAGTGTCGAGGGCAGCGGGAGAAGATGCGGTGGACAGGGTGACCTCCTCTCTGGATCTCTGGGTGTGCTGGCACATTGGGCCTATTCTTCCTCTGCAGGAATGAATCAAAG TGTGAATCCATCTGTGGTAGCAGCATTTGGGGCCTGTTCTCTTACCAGACAGTGCAACAGTCAAGCCTTCCATCAACACGGCAGATCCACCACCACTTCAGACATGATCCAGCAGATCGGCACTGCCTTCAAAAAGCTTTTTGAAAGCTGA
- the naxd gene encoding ATP-dependent (S)-NAD(P)H-hydrate dehydratase isoform X1 produces MHANTTRGFLWSDVETRTLLNIWGEQDIQTALDGNFRNSFVYRDVARRLGAMGFDRTPEQCRVRIKSLKRQYLLAKEGNLRNNGQYHKICKFYDTMERILSNRPAIDPQELNDSGAGGDDPGDGVDEDGEDGQDAYSEGMGECPMPAETEVKLEYPPVPISIPVKVTVGSNGSSLRSSNNSQLASTLSSSRPKRPRKRRTNFPMEKLMEQFLEQSAQAEESFYRIEEQRLQAEDRRRETEHTRELSMLQMLGQVFSSISAPPTHTPVPSSASPSCVRGPSRHARCPSPQADYFIQKSQPLNREPQTLVFERYIGFGSTSRRGMDNDILSLVKSIVPPLTSKKHKGQDGRIGIIGGCQEYTGAPYFAAIAALKVGADLSHVFCTREAATVIKSYSPELIVHPVLDSPNAVEEIEKWLPRLHCLVVGPGLGREDALLKTAKEVIEKSKARDIPIVIDADGLWLVSQQPSVIQGYHKGILTPNFMEFTRLYEALHHVPVDSSDHQRSATQLSSAMGNLTVVLKGEQDLITDGTKVISCSVEGSGRRCGGQGDLLSGSLGVLAHWAYSSSAGMNQSVNPSVVAAFGACSLTRQCNSQAFHQHGRSTTTSDMIQQIGTAFKKLFES; encoded by the exons ATGCACGCAAACACGACACGGGGCTTCTTGTGGTCGGACGTGGAGACGAGAACCCTCCTGAACATCTGGGGGGAGCAGGACATCCAGACCGCTTTGGATGGAAACTTCAGAAACAGCTTCGTCTACCGCGACGTGGCCCGCAGGTTGGGGGCGATGGGGTTCGATAGGACCCCGGAACAATGCCGGGTGCGGATTAAAAGCCTGAAGAGGCAATATCTGTTGGCCAAGGAAGGTAACCTTAGGAACAACGGGCAGTATCACAAGATATGCAAGTTTTACGACACCATGGAGAGAATTTTAAGCAACCGGCCCGCCATCGACCCCCAGGAGTTGAATGACAGCGGGGCGGGTGGAGATGACCCCGGGGATGGGGTGGATGAGGATGGAGAGGATGGCCAGGATGCGTATTCGGAAGGCATGGGGGAATGTCCTATGCCTGCTGAGACCGAAGTGAAACTGGAATATCCGCCTGTCCCTATTTCGATTCCTGTCAAAGTCACAGTGGGCAGTAACG GATCTTCACTGAGATCCAGTAACAACAGCCAGTTGGCCAGTACTTTGTCCTCCAGCAGACCTAAACGGCCCAGGAAGCGGCGCACCAACTTCCCCATGGAGAAGCTGATGGAGCAGTTCCTGGAGCAGAGCGCCCAAGCTGAGGAGAGCTTCTACCGGATAGAGGAGCAGCGCTTGCAGGCAGAGGACCGTCGAAGAGAGACCGAACACACCAGGGAGCTCAGTATGCTCCAGATGCTCGGTCAGGTgttctccagcatctctgcgccacccacccacacacctgtACCCTCCAGTGCCTCCCCCTCCTGTGTCCGGGGCCCATCCCGCCACGCCAGATGTCCCTCACCCCAGGCGGACTATTTCATCCAGAAAAGTCAACCATTGAACCGAGAGCCACAGACATTAG TGTTTGAGCGCTACATCGGCTTTGGGTCCACGTCCCGTAGAGGCATGGATAACGACATCCTTTCACTCGTGAAAAGTATAGTCCCTCCACTGACATCCAAAAAGCACAAGGGCCAAGATGGACGAATTGGGATCATTGGCGGTTGCCAAGA ATATACGGGTGCTCCTTACTTCGCAGCAATCGCAGCATTAAAAGTG GGTGCTGACCTGTCTCACGTATTCTGCACCAGGGAGGCTGCAACTGTAATCAAGTCATACAGCCCTGAACTCATAGTCCATCCAGTCCT ggACAGCCCAAATGCAGTGGAAGAGATAGAGAAGTGGCTCCCAAGACTGCACTGCCTTGTTGTGGGACCGGGACTTGGGCGAGAGGATGCTCTACTGAAAACAGCCAAG GAGGTCATAGAAAAGTCTAAAGCAAGAGACATTCCCATCGTCATTGATGCT GACGGATTATGGCTAGTTTCTCAACAACCATCTGTCATTCAAGGCTACCATAAGGGCATCCTCACACCTAACTTTATGGAGTTCACCAGACTGTATGAGGCACTG CACCATGTTCCTGTGGACAGCAGTGATCATCAGCGGAGTGCCACGCAGCTTAGCAGCGCTATGGGGAACCTCACTGTGGTGCTTAAAGGAGAACAGGATCTTATCACCGACGGCACAAAGG TGATCTCATGCAGTGTCGAGGGCAGCGGGAGAAGATGCGGTGGACAGGGTGACCTCCTCTCTGGATCTCTGGGTGTGCTGGCACATTGGGCCTATTCTTCCTCTGCAGGAATGAATCAAAG TGTGAATCCATCTGTGGTAGCAGCATTTGGGGCCTGTTCTCTTACCAGACAGTGCAACAGTCAAGCCTTCCATCAACACGGCAGATCCACCACCACTTCAGACATGATCCAGCAGATCGGCACTGCCTTCAAAAAGCTTTTTGAAAGCTGA
- the naxd gene encoding ATP-dependent (S)-NAD(P)H-hydrate dehydratase isoform X4, whose protein sequence is MDNDILSLVKSIVPPLTSKKHKGQDGRIGIIGGCQEYTGAPYFAAIAALKVGADLSHVFCTREAATVIKSYSPELIVHPVLDSPNAVEEIEKWLPRLHCLVVGPGLGREDALLKTAKEVIEKSKARDIPIVIDADGLWLVSQQPSVIQGYHKGILTPNFMEFTRLYEALHHVPVDSSDHQRSATQLSSAMGNLTVVLKGEQDLITDGTKVISCSVEGSGRRCGGQGDLLSGSLGVLAHWAYSSSAGMNQSVNPSVVAAFGACSLTRQCNSQAFHQHGRSTTTSDMIQQIGTAFKKLFES, encoded by the exons ATGGATAACGACATCCTTTCACTCGTGAAAAGTATAGTCCCTCCACTGACATCCAAAAAGCACAAGGGCCAAGATGGACGAATTGGGATCATTGGCGGTTGCCAAGA ATATACGGGTGCTCCTTACTTCGCAGCAATCGCAGCATTAAAAGTG GGTGCTGACCTGTCTCACGTATTCTGCACCAGGGAGGCTGCAACTGTAATCAAGTCATACAGCCCTGAACTCATAGTCCATCCAGTCCT ggACAGCCCAAATGCAGTGGAAGAGATAGAGAAGTGGCTCCCAAGACTGCACTGCCTTGTTGTGGGACCGGGACTTGGGCGAGAGGATGCTCTACTGAAAACAGCCAAG GAGGTCATAGAAAAGTCTAAAGCAAGAGACATTCCCATCGTCATTGATGCT GACGGATTATGGCTAGTTTCTCAACAACCATCTGTCATTCAAGGCTACCATAAGGGCATCCTCACACCTAACTTTATGGAGTTCACCAGACTGTATGAGGCACTG CACCATGTTCCTGTGGACAGCAGTGATCATCAGCGGAGTGCCACGCAGCTTAGCAGCGCTATGGGGAACCTCACTGTGGTGCTTAAAGGAGAACAGGATCTTATCACCGACGGCACAAAGG TGATCTCATGCAGTGTCGAGGGCAGCGGGAGAAGATGCGGTGGACAGGGTGACCTCCTCTCTGGATCTCTGGGTGTGCTGGCACATTGGGCCTATTCTTCCTCTGCAGGAATGAATCAAAG TGTGAATCCATCTGTGGTAGCAGCATTTGGGGCCTGTTCTCTTACCAGACAGTGCAACAGTCAAGCCTTCCATCAACACGGCAGATCCACCACCACTTCAGACATGATCCAGCAGATCGGCACTGCCTTCAAAAAGCTTTTTGAAAGCTGA